One region of Chitinophaga varians genomic DNA includes:
- a CDS encoding DUF4251 domain-containing protein, whose product MKSSFAAKALFFLSLFSFLFTGSYAQTKAQQKAAREAAKEAAVKAMVDSKTYVFIPQSVSPMSGRVRQITPDFNLIVTPDSIVSYLPYFGRAYSAPYGSTKSPLDFKTKDFQYSSNPRKKDGWDVNIKPADKDIQNINVTITSSGYATVQVTSNNRQPITFNGYIQEVKDKK is encoded by the coding sequence ATGAAAAGTTCATTTGCAGCAAAAGCATTGTTCTTCCTCTCCCTTTTTTCTTTCCTTTTCACCGGTAGCTACGCTCAGACAAAAGCCCAGCAAAAAGCTGCCAGAGAAGCCGCCAAAGAAGCCGCTGTAAAGGCGATGGTAGACAGTAAAACCTACGTGTTCATCCCACAGAGCGTGTCTCCCATGAGTGGCCGCGTAAGACAGATCACGCCGGATTTTAACCTGATCGTCACCCCGGACTCGATCGTCAGTTACCTGCCTTATTTCGGCCGGGCCTATTCCGCACCGTATGGCTCTACTAAATCACCACTGGATTTTAAAACCAAAGACTTCCAGTATTCTTCCAATCCCCGCAAAAAGGATGGTTGGGACGTCAACATCAAACCTGCTGACAAGGACATACAGAATATAAATGTGACCATCACCAGCAGTGGTTATGCTACCGTACAGGTGACCAGCAATAACCGCCAGCCGATAACTTTTAACGGATATATACAGGAAGTGAAGGACAAAAAATAA
- a CDS encoding GNAT family N-acetyltransferase — MMNIRKADVSDMLALRDLYQGTIRAVNSKDYNPEQVAAWAGRGNRLSSLERRINTQHFYVAETPEKVIAGFASLEDDGEFDMMFVHKDFQRQGVATLLAEQIIHKAQELKLPALTAYVSITAKPFFEKMGFEVVKAQTVDIDGVMLNNYEMTKKLVI; from the coding sequence ATGATGAATATACGAAAAGCTGATGTCAGCGATATGCTGGCCCTGCGTGACCTCTACCAGGGCACTATCCGTGCGGTGAACAGCAAAGATTACAATCCTGAACAGGTAGCAGCGTGGGCCGGCCGGGGCAACCGTCTTTCTTCGCTGGAGAGGCGCATCAACACCCAGCATTTTTATGTGGCGGAAACGCCGGAGAAAGTGATTGCCGGTTTCGCCTCGCTGGAAGATGACGGGGAGTTTGACATGATGTTTGTGCACAAGGATTTTCAACGGCAGGGAGTAGCCACTTTACTGGCAGAACAGATTATTCACAAAGCGCAGGAATTGAAGCTGCCGGCACTGACCGCCTATGTGAGCATTACAGCGAAACCTTTTTTTGAAAAAATGGGATTTGAGGTAGTAAAGGCACAAACAGTAGATATTGATGGGGTCATGCTCAACAATTACGAAATGACAAAAAAATTGGTTATTTAA
- a CDS encoding HAD family hydrolase, which yields MENQTPITTLFLDIGGVLLTNGWDRKARKLAVETFQLDAAETEERHHLTFDTYEVGKLTLDEYLSRVVFYEDRSFTRQQFRDFMFAQSAPYPEMIELVTRLKEKYRLKIAIVNNEGRELNAHRIHYFGISKFVDFYISSCFVHFRKPDADIYRIALDIAQVAPEEVVYLEDRSMFVDVANGLGINGICHHAYDTTVAALEKFGLRL from the coding sequence ATGGAGAACCAAACACCAATCACCACATTATTCCTGGATATTGGCGGCGTACTGCTGACCAACGGGTGGGACCGCAAAGCGCGCAAGCTGGCGGTGGAAACTTTTCAGCTGGACGCAGCGGAAACAGAAGAGCGGCACCACCTTACCTTTGACACCTACGAGGTGGGTAAACTGACGCTCGATGAATATCTTAGCAGGGTGGTGTTTTATGAAGACCGCTCTTTCACCCGGCAGCAGTTCCGCGATTTTATGTTTGCCCAGTCAGCTCCCTATCCGGAGATGATTGAACTGGTAACGCGGCTCAAAGAAAAGTATAGACTGAAGATAGCCATCGTCAACAACGAAGGGCGGGAGCTCAATGCGCACCGCATTCATTATTTCGGGATCTCGAAATTTGTGGACTTTTATATTTCCTCCTGTTTTGTGCATTTCCGTAAACCGGACGCGGACATTTACCGCATAGCGCTGGATATTGCGCAGGTGGCACCGGAAGAAGTGGTGTACCTGGAAGACCGCTCCATGTTTGTGGACGTGGCCAACGGCCTTGGCATCAATGGCATCTGCCACCATGCATACGATACCACCGTGGCGGCGCTGGAGAAATTCGGATTGCGGCTGTAG
- a CDS encoding ABC transporter ATP-binding protein — translation MPNPYISLLKTAWKYARKERKKYVLVYLLFILANVCFSLNPLLFGWFIGRVQQDTANLPRYTLLFAGGYLGLKLLEWAFHGPARVMEQGLSFRLSRNFLQERYHQALHLPVKWHQDNHSGSVINRIRKGYEALKEFFSRGFMYLHALSKLFFSLGAMLYFSPLYGAIGVVLGIGCVYFLVLFDKPYIRTLEEINEGEHVVSATLFDSLSNIMTVITLRLEKSMESGLLGKIARIWPSFRKNVVINEWKWFVAEMMITVIYCVITIGYVFQHWVPGELFYVAGLVTLLGYVNQFTSVFQDVAWQYTDIVQYNTSVETATNISDAYKEHHRADAAPELPVNWQTIDISQLNFSHLPSYDEGHAPQSLHQLQVQIGRGKKIALIGESGSGKSTLLAILRGLYEPEEGTQVTVNGEAYPLATIHESVTLFPQEPEIFENTIAYNVTLGLPFSNEEIMEVCEAAHFSEVVALLPGGLESDIREKGVNLSGGQKQRLALARGILAARDSDVILLDEPTSSVDPKTEAMIYSKMFQTFADKAIVSAMHRLHLLPQFDYIYVLQQGRVVAAGNFRELRDHSAVFQELWKHQENK, via the coding sequence ATGCCCAACCCTTACATTTCGTTGTTAAAGACCGCCTGGAAATATGCGCGAAAAGAACGTAAAAAATACGTTTTGGTGTACCTCCTGTTCATACTGGCCAATGTTTGTTTTTCGCTGAACCCCTTGTTATTCGGGTGGTTTATTGGCCGGGTGCAACAGGATACCGCCAACCTGCCCCGATACACCCTGTTGTTTGCCGGCGGTTACCTCGGGCTGAAGCTGCTGGAATGGGCCTTCCACGGGCCTGCCAGGGTGATGGAACAGGGACTCTCCTTCCGCCTGAGCCGCAATTTCCTGCAGGAACGTTACCACCAGGCGCTGCATCTGCCTGTAAAATGGCACCAGGACAATCACAGCGGCAGTGTCATTAACCGTATCCGTAAAGGATATGAGGCCCTGAAGGAATTTTTCTCCCGCGGGTTTATGTACCTCCATGCCCTGTCCAAGCTGTTTTTTTCACTGGGGGCCATGTTGTACTTCTCCCCGCTGTACGGCGCCATCGGTGTGGTGCTGGGCATTGGCTGCGTGTATTTTCTCGTCCTGTTTGACAAGCCATATATCCGCACACTGGAGGAAATCAATGAAGGAGAACACGTGGTGTCAGCAACGCTGTTCGACAGTCTGTCCAATATCATGACCGTGATCACGCTCCGGCTGGAGAAAAGCATGGAGAGCGGCCTGCTGGGAAAGATCGCCCGTATATGGCCTTCCTTCCGGAAAAATGTAGTCATCAACGAATGGAAATGGTTTGTGGCAGAGATGATGATCACCGTGATATATTGTGTGATCACTATCGGTTATGTGTTCCAGCATTGGGTGCCGGGAGAGCTGTTTTATGTGGCCGGACTGGTGACGCTGCTCGGATACGTAAACCAGTTCACCAGCGTGTTCCAGGACGTAGCCTGGCAATATACGGATATTGTGCAGTACAATACTTCCGTGGAAACGGCCACCAATATCAGCGATGCCTATAAAGAGCATCACCGGGCCGATGCTGCGCCCGAACTGCCGGTCAACTGGCAAACCATTGATATCAGTCAGCTTAATTTCTCCCACCTGCCTTCCTATGACGAAGGGCATGCCCCGCAAAGCCTGCACCAGTTGCAGGTACAGATAGGCAGAGGGAAAAAGATAGCGCTCATCGGGGAAAGCGGCAGCGGCAAAAGCACGCTGCTGGCCATACTGAGGGGGCTGTACGAACCCGAAGAAGGCACGCAGGTGACGGTCAACGGAGAGGCGTACCCGTTAGCCACCATCCATGAAAGCGTGACGCTGTTCCCCCAGGAACCGGAAATTTTTGAAAACACCATTGCGTATAATGTTACCCTGGGACTGCCGTTTAGCAACGAAGAGATCATGGAGGTATGCGAAGCGGCCCACTTTTCAGAGGTGGTGGCCCTGCTGCCCGGCGGGCTGGAATCCGATATCCGGGAAAAAGGCGTGAACCTTTCCGGCGGACAGAAACAGCGGCTGGCGCTGGCGCGCGGTATCCTCGCTGCACGCGACAGCGACGTTATCCTGCTGGATGAACCGACCAGCAGCGTAGACCCGAAGACAGAAGCGATGATCTACAGCAAGATGTTCCAGACCTTCGCCGATAAAGCGATCGTGTCAGCGATGCACCGCCTGCACCTGTTGCCGCAGTTCGATTATATCTACGTACTGCAACAGGGCCGTGTGGTGGCGGCAGGTAACTTCCGGGAACTGCGCGACCATAGCGCTGTTTTTCAGGAATTATGGAAGCACCAGGAAAACAAATAA